One region of Streptococcus salivarius genomic DNA includes:
- the macP gene encoding cell wall synthase accessory phosphoprotein MacP yields MGKPLLTDDIIEQAKRGEIDLEEHPYYEDYDQEFYDEDYEADYQPSAYKSRRIENAKRNQFQHKLNRILFWVVVLLILLFIAVFYF; encoded by the coding sequence ATGGGCAAACCACTTTTGACCGACGATATCATTGAGCAGGCCAAGCGTGGGGAAATCGATTTAGAGGAACATCCTTATTATGAGGACTATGATCAAGAGTTCTATGACGAGGATTATGAGGCTGATTATCAGCCTTCTGCCTACAAGAGCCGTCGAATTGAGAATGCCAAACGCAATCAATTTCAACACAAGCTTAATCGCATCCTCTTTTGGGTAGTGGTCCTCTTGATTCTTCTCTTCATTGCTGTCTTTTATTTCTAA
- a CDS encoding Spy0128 family protein, translating into MNNRFGDSRQRFSIRKFTVGVASVLLSSAVFGVSTAKADQAEEPKGQPATSVLEEASESDGGGQRTSTSASSQEVTAEPTVQAESTSAISVTAVSSEVALQEQTVASSEQKSTSQDKTSEGLSEKPVTVNETREASASDLAAANNTSSTSSDNFGLKVTNLSRPIPADVKVTKTGTEITVQNPDVEMEFPNGNSKYATSKVVYHNIPFPDDMTINEGDQVIFNLPEQLRFRTSYDINVYNPDNQIVGLAQIDPEKNRVTTTFNNYFQTHPNNKLMSLELDTLYSEEVDEGEHLTLDFEGRIIHVSVGKVQSPPPGQEVISKWGSQDKHDPTLLNWQMRLNYSRRLLNNLKLVDTWSDNQRFVDGSLQLRYIDSADPWIDKGSAMDLIKSFSYDDSHFELKLNQLDRMVYVWYQTRLTQPVEESANPVNRIKLHADVVSDSYKSTIRLVGGRGDAIGDNLAHFNLELEKDLAGRDLKDKEFTFKLVDVTDSANPVDLGETTNDAKGKIIFSDLSLSKPGIYHYRVTEVPGNDEDVVYDKLEANITIQVVRETVDNQVKLVAKVVYPEDIIFNNKLVTPAKAKIAFGKELTKAGVKQDLKADQFQFVLKDRFGKVLETVGNTADGQVAFSELTFNKVGTYNYTVEELTGKDDSIVYDSMKAAVSITVTRDGDALVSTVVNPKDTIFNNKFVTPAKAAIQFSKELTKAGVNQTLTANEFQFVLKDSAGHIVETVGNTADGRVAFSELHFDKAGTYTYTVEEVKGTNEDIIYDGMKATVWITVTRDGDALVSTVANPKDTVFNNYVKDVQPAKAKFELTKVLTGRNLKDGEFSFVLKDDKGNVIQTVTNNAQGNISFENIVYDKPGVYYYTVEEVKGNEADVVYDNMVAKFQVTVTKTVGEKENLLVAAVLLPLDTEFNNSYIPPKPPTPPTPPTPPTPPTPPSVPPKPPVVPPTPPTPPTPPVTPKPAKPVQSSEKSGPQLPETGQANDTALLALGAVAEVAAVMGVAYSHRRRKDV; encoded by the coding sequence ATGAATAACCGATTCGGTGATTCGAGGCAGCGTTTCTCCATCCGTAAGTTTACGGTGGGCGTTGCTTCGGTCTTACTTTCGTCTGCAGTTTTTGGTGTAAGTACCGCCAAAGCAGATCAAGCTGAAGAGCCTAAAGGCCAACCAGCGACGAGTGTACTTGAGGAAGCCAGTGAGTCTGATGGTGGGGGCCAAAGGACAAGCACTAGTGCCTCAAGTCAAGAAGTGACAGCTGAACCTACCGTTCAAGCAGAAAGTACCAGTGCTATCTCAGTAACTGCTGTTTCTAGTGAAGTTGCGCTTCAAGAGCAAACGGTTGCAAGCTCTGAACAAAAGAGTACATCACAAGATAAGACTAGTGAGGGGCTCAGTGAGAAACCTGTTACAGTCAATGAAACACGAGAAGCTAGCGCTAGCGACCTCGCTGCAGCTAACAATACGAGTTCCACTTCGTCTGATAATTTTGGACTTAAGGTTACCAACCTAAGTCGCCCGATTCCAGCGGATGTCAAGGTGACTAAGACAGGTACTGAAATCACTGTTCAAAATCCTGATGTGGAAATGGAATTTCCGAACGGAAATAGTAAGTACGCTACTAGCAAGGTTGTCTACCACAATATTCCTTTCCCTGATGATATGACTATCAATGAAGGGGATCAGGTCATTTTTAATTTGCCTGAGCAGTTGCGTTTCCGTACTAGCTACGATATCAATGTCTATAATCCAGACAATCAAATTGTAGGTCTGGCTCAAATTGATCCTGAGAAGAATCGTGTCACAACGACCTTTAATAACTATTTCCAAACACATCCCAACAATAAGCTCATGAGTTTGGAGTTGGATACCCTTTATTCTGAAGAAGTAGATGAAGGGGAACATCTTACTCTTGATTTTGAGGGACGTATCATTCATGTTTCAGTGGGTAAAGTGCAATCACCTCCTCCAGGTCAAGAGGTTATTTCTAAGTGGGGTAGTCAAGACAAGCATGATCCTACGCTTTTGAATTGGCAGATGCGTCTCAATTACTCACGACGTCTCCTTAACAACTTGAAACTGGTTGATACTTGGTCTGACAATCAAAGATTTGTGGACGGTTCTTTGCAACTTCGCTACATTGATTCGGCAGATCCTTGGATTGACAAGGGATCAGCTATGGATCTGATTAAGAGTTTCTCTTATGATGATAGCCATTTTGAGCTTAAACTCAATCAGTTGGACCGCATGGTTTATGTTTGGTATCAAACCCGTTTGACACAACCTGTTGAAGAATCAGCTAACCCTGTCAACCGTATTAAACTTCATGCTGATGTTGTTTCCGATTCTTACAAGTCAACTATTCGCTTGGTTGGTGGCCGAGGAGATGCCATCGGAGATAACCTCGCTCATTTCAATCTTGAGCTTGAGAAGGACTTGGCGGGTAGAGACCTCAAGGACAAAGAATTTACCTTCAAATTGGTTGATGTGACTGATAGTGCCAATCCTGTTGACTTAGGGGAAACCACTAATGATGCCAAGGGTAAAATCATCTTTTCAGATCTCTCACTCAGTAAGCCAGGCATCTATCATTATCGTGTGACAGAGGTTCCAGGTAATGATGAAGATGTGGTATATGACAAACTAGAAGCTAATATCACTATTCAGGTTGTTCGTGAAACTGTGGATAATCAAGTTAAATTGGTTGCCAAAGTTGTCTATCCAGAAGATATTATCTTTAATAATAAATTGGTCACTCCAGCTAAAGCTAAAATCGCATTCGGTAAGGAATTGACCAAGGCAGGCGTTAAACAAGATCTAAAAGCAGATCAATTCCAATTTGTTCTCAAAGACCGTTTTGGAAAAGTCCTTGAAACTGTTGGTAATACAGCTGATGGTCAGGTTGCTTTTAGTGAGTTAACCTTTAACAAGGTAGGTACTTACAACTACACTGTTGAAGAGCTTACAGGTAAGGATGACTCGATTGTTTATGACAGCATGAAAGCTGCTGTTTCTATCACGGTAACACGTGATGGCGACGCCCTTGTTTCAACCGTGGTTAATCCTAAAGACACTATCTTTAACAACAAGTTTGTGACTCCAGCTAAGGCCGCTATTCAGTTCAGTAAGGAATTGACTAAGGCAGGTGTCAACCAAACTTTGACTGCTAATGAGTTCCAATTTGTTCTCAAAGATAGTGCCGGTCATATTGTCGAAACAGTTGGTAATACAGCTGATGGTCGTGTTGCCTTTAGTGAACTTCACTTTGATAAGGCAGGAACTTACACTTATACTGTTGAAGAAGTTAAGGGAACTAACGAAGATATCATCTATGATGGTATGAAAGCAACTGTCTGGATTACAGTGACACGAGATGGTGATGCTTTGGTATCAACAGTTGCTAATCCAAAAGATACTGTTTTCAATAACTATGTGAAAGACGTGCAACCAGCTAAGGCCAAATTCGAATTGACCAAGGTTCTTACAGGTCGTAACCTCAAAGATGGTGAGTTTAGTTTCGTTCTCAAGGACGACAAGGGTAATGTTATCCAAACAGTGACCAATAATGCACAAGGAAACATTAGTTTTGAAAATATTGTCTACGACAAACCAGGTGTTTACTACTACACTGTTGAAGAAGTCAAGGGCAATGAAGCTGACGTGGTTTATGATAACATGGTGGCTAAATTCCAGGTGACCGTTACTAAGACTGTAGGTGAAAAGGAAAATCTGCTTGTAGCAGCTGTCCTTCTTCCTTTGGATACAGAATTTAACAATAGTTACATTCCTCCAAAACCTCCTACACCGCCAACACCGCCAACACCGCCAACACCACCGACACCACCAAGTGTCCCACCTAAACCACCAGTGGTTCCGCCAACACCACCAACTCCGCCTACTCCACCGGTGACTCCAAAACCAGCTAAGCCAGTTCAATCCTCTGAGAAATCAGGACCTCAACTTCCAGAGACTGGTCAAGCTAACGATACTGCCTTGCTTGCCCTTGGTGCGGTAGCAGAAGTGGCAGCAGTCATGGGTGTAGCATATAGCCATCGTCGCCGTAAAGACGTTTAA
- a CDS encoding glycosyltransferase family 4 protein: MKVLLYLEGKSVLEKSGIGRALHHQMHALDLAGIPYTTDILGDYDVVHINTYGPRSLMLLHAAKRRGKKVIMHGHSTREDFENSFIGSNLLAPLFGKYLAHMYQKADYVITPSEYSKKLIQSYGVTTPIIAVSNGIDLKKYGKDPRKEEVFRDYFGIKEGQPVVICAGLYFQRKGIEDFVKVAEKMPHVRFIWLGSISKWLIPKKIRDIVNGKHPDNVSFPGYFKGAVFQGAMSGANAFFFPSYEETEGIVVLEAFASHQHVVLRDIPVYEGWVDDKSASFGHNVDEFVVALQDIIDGKVDKREEGYKVAESRSIDDVAQKLVEAYKEVLEI; this comes from the coding sequence ATGAAAGTTCTACTTTATCTTGAAGGAAAATCGGTTCTTGAAAAATCAGGAATCGGACGGGCTCTCCACCATCAGATGCATGCCTTGGACTTGGCGGGGATTCCCTATACAACGGACATCTTGGGTGATTATGATGTCGTTCATATTAATACTTATGGGCCACGCAGTTTGATGTTGTTGCATGCTGCAAAACGCCGTGGCAAGAAGGTCATCATGCATGGCCATTCGACACGTGAGGACTTTGAGAATTCATTCATCGGTTCTAACCTTTTGGCTCCACTTTTTGGAAAATATTTGGCCCACATGTACCAAAAGGCCGATTACGTGATTACGCCATCTGAGTATTCCAAAAAATTGATTCAGTCTTACGGAGTTACCACACCAATCATTGCTGTTTCAAATGGGATTGATTTGAAAAAATACGGCAAGGATCCACGTAAAGAAGAAGTTTTCCGAGACTACTTTGGTATCAAGGAAGGACAGCCAGTGGTGATTTGTGCGGGGCTTTATTTCCAACGCAAGGGAATTGAAGATTTCGTCAAGGTTGCCGAAAAGATGCCTCATGTTCGTTTTATTTGGTTAGGTAGTATCAGCAAATGGCTGATTCCTAAGAAGATTCGAGACATTGTCAATGGTAAGCATCCTGATAATGTCAGCTTCCCAGGTTATTTCAAGGGAGCCGTCTTCCAGGGGGCTATGAGTGGTGCTAACGCCTTCTTTTTCCCATCATACGAGGAAACAGAAGGGATTGTGGTGCTAGAAGCCTTTGCCAGTCACCAGCATGTGGTTTTACGTGATATTCCTGTTTATGAAGGCTGGGTTGATGACAAATCCGCTTCATTTGGGCACAACGTGGACGAATTTGTAGTAGCCTTGCAAGATATTATCGATGGTAAAGTGGACAAACGTGAAGAAGGCTATAAGGTTGCAGAAAGTCGCTCGATTGATGATGTCGCCCAAAAGCTTGTTGAAGCCTACAAAGAAGTATTGGAGATTTAA
- a CDS encoding NUDIX domain-containing protein, with amino-acid sequence MEFEEKTLKRESKFKGHIFEVAVDEVLLPDGKTAGRELIFHKGAVAVLAVTPEGKIIIVKQYRKAIEAVSYEIPAGKLEVGEAGDEMAAAARELEEETQYKGDLELIYEFYTAIGFCNERIKLYVATNLKPVENPRPLDDDEFLELYELTYEECMELVASGAIQDAKTIIALQYYALHFGGK; translated from the coding sequence ATGGAGTTTGAAGAAAAAACACTCAAACGTGAGTCAAAATTTAAGGGACATATTTTTGAAGTTGCAGTAGACGAGGTCCTCTTGCCAGACGGTAAGACGGCTGGTCGTGAACTCATCTTCCACAAGGGAGCAGTAGCCGTTTTAGCGGTTACCCCAGAAGGAAAAATCATTATCGTAAAACAATACCGTAAGGCTATTGAGGCGGTTTCTTACGAGATTCCTGCAGGCAAACTGGAAGTCGGTGAAGCTGGCGATGAGATGGCTGCAGCAGCGCGTGAACTTGAAGAGGAGACTCAATACAAGGGTGATCTGGAATTGATTTATGAATTTTACACAGCCATTGGCTTTTGTAATGAGAGAATCAAACTCTATGTAGCGACCAACCTTAAACCTGTGGAAAATCCACGTCCACTTGATGATGATGAGTTCCTTGAACTCTATGAATTGACCTATGAAGAGTGTATGGAACTTGTAGCGTCAGGGGCTATCCAGGATGCCAAAACTATCATCGCACTCCAATACTATGCACTTCATTTCGGAGGAAAATAA
- a CDS encoding glycosyltransferase family 4 protein, whose protein sequence is MRIGLFTDTYFPQVSGVATSIRTLKTQLEKMGHTVFIFTTTDRDVDRYEDWQIVRIPSVPFFAFKDRRVAYRGFSKALEIAKQYKLDIIHTQTEFSLGLLGIAIARELRIPVVHTYHTQYEDYVRYIAKGMVIRPSMVKYIVRGFMSDLDGVICPSEIVYDLLLKYKVAAEKRVIPTGIELEKFQRPEITEDDVADLRSKLGIASDETMLLSLSRVSYEKNIQAVLAALPSVLEEDDKVRLVVAGDGPYLPDLKSQAKKLGIQDKVVFTGMIAPSETALYYKAADFFISASTSETQGLTYLEALASGTPVIAHGNPYLDNVITDQMFGTLYYQDNDLAGAILEAAIATPEKDETKWADKLYEISAENFGKRVYEYYLDLTISKDFHNDLNGEDSTMKRLTRMVTYLPTKAITLPVNGSVRILKGLAKQVKKIRNITKLLD, encoded by the coding sequence ATGCGTATCGGATTGTTTACAGATACCTATTTTCCACAGGTATCAGGTGTTGCGACCAGTATTCGCACGCTGAAGACGCAGTTGGAAAAAATGGGACATACAGTCTTTATCTTTACCACCACTGATAGAGATGTTGACCGCTATGAAGACTGGCAGATTGTCCGTATTCCGAGTGTGCCTTTCTTTGCTTTTAAGGATCGCCGTGTAGCTTATCGTGGCTTTTCCAAGGCACTAGAGATTGCCAAACAATATAAGCTTGATATTATTCATACGCAGACAGAGTTTTCATTAGGTCTGCTAGGGATTGCCATTGCACGCGAACTTAGGATTCCTGTTGTGCATACCTACCATACTCAGTATGAAGACTATGTCCGCTATATTGCCAAAGGTATGGTTATCCGTCCAAGTATGGTTAAGTACATTGTTCGTGGCTTTATGAGCGATTTAGATGGAGTCATCTGTCCGAGTGAGATTGTTTATGACCTTTTGCTCAAGTACAAGGTTGCAGCTGAAAAACGTGTCATTCCAACTGGAATTGAACTTGAAAAATTCCAACGTCCAGAGATTACTGAAGATGATGTGGCAGACTTGAGATCCAAGCTTGGTATCGCCTCTGATGAGACCATGTTGTTGAGCCTCTCTCGTGTGTCCTATGAGAAAAACATCCAGGCTGTGCTAGCTGCTCTGCCTTCTGTTTTGGAGGAAGACGACAAGGTGCGTTTGGTTGTGGCTGGCGATGGTCCTTACCTACCAGATCTTAAGTCTCAAGCCAAGAAACTCGGTATTCAGGACAAGGTGGTTTTTACAGGTATGATTGCGCCTAGTGAGACAGCCCTTTATTATAAGGCTGCTGATTTCTTCATTTCGGCATCAACCAGTGAGACTCAGGGCTTGACCTATCTGGAAGCCCTGGCTAGCGGTACCCCTGTCATTGCTCATGGAAATCCTTATTTGGATAATGTGATTACAGACCAGATGTTTGGAACCCTCTATTATCAGGATAATGATTTAGCCGGAGCTATTTTGGAAGCAGCCATTGCAACGCCAGAGAAAGACGAGACTAAGTGGGCTGACAAGCTTTATGAAATTTCTGCGGAAAACTTTGGAAAACGTGTCTATGAGTATTACTTGGACCTTACGATTTCTAAGGATTTCCACAATGATTTGAATGGTGAAGATAGTACCATGAAACGCTTGACGCGTATGGTAACTTATTTACCAACCAAGGCTATTACCTTGCCTGTTAACGGCTCTGTTCGCATCCTCAAAGGATTAGCTAAACAGGTCAAGAAAATCAGAAATATCACGAAACTTCTGGATTAG
- a CDS encoding 5'-methylthioadenosine/adenosylhomocysteine nucleosidase has translation MKIGIIAAMEQELVLLVEQLENKVEETVLGNTYYTGRLGKHDVVLVQSGVGKVMSAMSVAVLADHFGVDALINTGSAGAVAPGLKIGDVVVASKLAYHDVDLTAFGYDYGQMSMQPLYFESDSTFVETFEKVLAQASIDSKIGLIATGDSFIAGQDKIDAIKGHFPEVLAVEMEGAAIAQAAHSVKKPFIVVRAMSDTAAHDANITFDEFIIQAGKQSAAILVEFLKELA, from the coding sequence ATGAAAATCGGAATTATCGCTGCCATGGAGCAGGAGTTAGTGCTTCTAGTGGAGCAATTGGAAAATAAGGTTGAAGAAACTGTTCTTGGCAATACCTACTACACAGGACGTTTGGGAAAACACGACGTCGTTTTGGTACAATCAGGTGTTGGTAAGGTTATGTCAGCCATGTCTGTGGCTGTCTTGGCAGACCATTTTGGCGTTGATGCCCTCATTAACACTGGTTCTGCAGGAGCAGTAGCACCTGGACTTAAAATTGGAGATGTGGTTGTAGCTTCAAAATTAGCCTATCACGATGTTGATTTGACAGCCTTTGGCTATGATTATGGGCAAATGTCTATGCAGCCACTTTACTTTGAAAGTGACTCTACCTTCGTAGAGACTTTCGAAAAGGTCTTGGCTCAGGCTTCCATTGATTCTAAGATTGGGCTTATCGCTACGGGTGATAGCTTCATTGCAGGTCAAGACAAGATTGATGCCATTAAGGGGCATTTTCCAGAAGTCTTGGCTGTAGAGATGGAGGGAGCAGCTATTGCTCAAGCCGCACACAGTGTCAAAAAGCCTTTCATCGTTGTACGTGCCATGAGTGATACAGCGGCTCATGATGCTAACATTACCTTTGATGAATTCATTATTCAGGCGGGGAAACAATCAGCTGCTATCTTGGTTGAGTTTCTCAAAGAACTTGCCTAA
- the glmU gene encoding bifunctional UDP-N-acetylglucosamine diphosphorylase/glucosamine-1-phosphate N-acetyltransferase GlmU: MSNYAIILAAGKGTRMKSDLPKVLHKVSGITMLEHVFRAVSAIDPAKNVTVIGHKAELVREVLDGQSAFTLQTEQLGTGHAVMMAEDELAGLEGQTLVIAGDTPLITGESLKNLIDFHVNHKNVATILTATADNPFGYGRIIRNENGEVTKIVEQKDANEFEQQVKEINTGTYVFDNKRLFEALKNINTNNAQGEYYLTDVISIFRENGEKVGAFTLRDFEESLGVNDRVALATAEDVMRRRINKAHMVNGVTFQNPNATYIDVDVEIEPDVVIEANVTLKGQTKIGAESVLTNGTYIVDSTIGAKTVITNSMIEHSVVEEGVTVGPFAHVRPDSTLKKDVHIGNFVEVKGSTIGENTKAGHLTYIGNAEVGSDVNFGAGTITVNYDGQHKFKTQIANNVFIGSNSTLIAPLEIGANALTAAGSTITDDVPADSVAIGRGRQVNKEGYAIKKPHHPSQQK, translated from the coding sequence ATGAGTAATTACGCAATTATCCTTGCTGCGGGTAAAGGAACTCGCATGAAATCAGATCTTCCAAAAGTATTGCACAAGGTTTCAGGCATCACTATGCTTGAACATGTCTTCCGTGCAGTTTCAGCCATTGATCCAGCTAAGAACGTTACTGTTATTGGTCACAAGGCTGAACTTGTTCGTGAGGTTTTGGATGGTCAATCTGCCTTCACTTTGCAAACTGAGCAGTTGGGGACTGGTCACGCAGTAATGATGGCTGAAGATGAGTTGGCTGGACTTGAAGGTCAAACGCTTGTTATTGCTGGTGACACGCCTTTGATTACTGGTGAAAGCCTTAAAAACCTTATTGATTTCCATGTTAATCACAAAAATGTTGCCACTATCTTGACTGCAACTGCGGACAATCCATTTGGTTATGGTCGTATCATCCGTAACGAAAATGGCGAAGTGACTAAGATTGTTGAGCAAAAAGATGCCAACGAATTCGAACAACAAGTCAAAGAAATCAATACAGGGACTTACGTTTTTGACAATAAACGTCTCTTCGAAGCACTTAAAAATATCAACACTAACAACGCTCAAGGGGAATACTATTTGACTGATGTCATTTCTATTTTCCGTGAGAATGGTGAAAAAGTAGGTGCCTTCACCCTTCGTGACTTTGAAGAAAGTCTTGGGGTTAATGACCGTGTTGCCCTAGCTACGGCAGAAGATGTTATGCGTCGTCGTATCAACAAAGCTCACATGGTCAACGGTGTTACTTTCCAAAATCCAAACGCTACTTATATCGACGTGGATGTGGAAATTGAGCCAGATGTTGTCATTGAAGCTAATGTGACACTTAAAGGACAAACTAAGATTGGTGCAGAGTCAGTGCTTACTAATGGTACTTATATTGTTGATTCAACTATCGGTGCCAAAACTGTTATCACTAACTCTATGATTGAGCACTCAGTGGTTGAAGAAGGTGTTACCGTTGGTCCATTTGCCCATGTTCGTCCAGATTCAACCCTCAAAAAAGATGTTCATATCGGTAACTTCGTTGAGGTTAAGGGGTCTACTATCGGTGAAAATACCAAGGCTGGTCACTTAACCTACATTGGTAATGCGGAAGTTGGTTCTGACGTTAACTTTGGTGCCGGAACAATTACCGTAAACTATGATGGACAACACAAGTTCAAGACACAAATTGCTAACAATGTCTTTATCGGAAGCAATTCAACCTTGATTGCACCGCTTGAAATTGGGGCTAACGCTCTCACAGCGGCTGGTTCAACCATCACAGATGATGTGCCAGCTGACAGCGTAGCCATTGGACGTGGCCGTCAGGTCAATAAAGAAGGCTATGCCATTAAGAAACCTCACCACCCAAGCCAACAAAAGTAG